A single region of the Brachypodium distachyon strain Bd21 chromosome 3, Brachypodium_distachyon_v3.0, whole genome shotgun sequence genome encodes:
- the LOC100840236 gene encoding pentatricopeptide repeat-containing protein At5g04780, mitochondrial: MHRLSLFLTMFRNGNAEAEVSGSADAVKMATNMLPSSPSPSPPPTSRSLQAPTNAARRLLDAASSPQRRHAHAPAQRARPAAAAFAREIGACVRARRWGAACEAFAAMRAAGPTPDRFLLPQVLRACAGAGASRLAAAAHALAAKGGPGLADDAVVGNAVVAMYAALGDVDAARAAFASLHEPDVVAWTAVVSAYANAGELDEALGLFESMQASGVRPDVISWNTLVSGFARNGDLGAALHLFDEMRLRGVKPRVSSWNCIISGCVQNSRYDEALGIFQEMCETEMPDAVTVASILPACTGLMALGIGKQLHSYVVRCGIKLNVYIGSSLIGMYSECRQFAYARSVFSAIDERNVTVWNELIQSYINDGRMDKAWEAFNLMQEDGLEPDIVTYNSFISGYARTGQKELAYELLSGMANFSLKPTVISMNALISGLHHYGLCADALEAFRYMQLPNREAKHWSFHDNNSPIQPNGTTITSVLSLLTDLKLHRFGKEVHCYALRNGLTSNIFVSSKLVDLYGKTGDMVSAANFFQGIRNKNVVTWNSLLAAYKHNRKPEVALKLFYEMLKSDLLPNLVTMHIVLLSSGMTMALRYGRELHGYINKNWFGGYPDTLATALIDMYGKCGKIDDARLVFECTVEKDIAVWNAMMSCYLLHRMPRDVKRLFKYIEHSRIQPDHVTFVILLSACKQEGSMEEARSYLYSMEDLYCIKPTLKHYTCMVDIMGTAGLLEESLELIQKMPLEPDACLWSTVLKACKLHSNLEVADKAAKALFELEPNNTSNYMALSNIYANNGLWDFTDSVRDAMTEQGLHVERQCSLLYLGTNVDSFEAGVMSHPAFENILNAWKDVASRMEQSGYAPQDNEPYCNVEVDPLSCHHTERIAVCYGLISMCAHEPIRVSKNFRMCKECHSSMKFISRDKNRQIFISDGCTYHHFSNGSCSCGDMW; the protein is encoded by the coding sequence ATGCATAGATTATCTCTCTTCCTTACCATGTTTCGAAATGGAAATGCCGAAGCCGAAGTGAGCGGCAGTGCTGACGCCGTAAAAATGGCGACCAACATGCTGCCGTCGTCCccgtctccgtctccgccTCCTACTTCGCGCTCGCTACAGGCCCCGACCAATGCTGCACGCCGGTTGCTGGACGCGGCGTCTTCTCCCCAGAGGCGGCATGCCCATGCCCCGGCACAGCGCGCGCGGCCCGCGGCTGCGGCCTTCGCGCGGGAGATCGGCGCCTGCGTGCGAGCGCGGCGCTGGGGCGCGGCCTGCGAGGCGTTCGCAGCCATGCGCGCCGCGGGGCCAACCCCCGACAGGTTCCTCCTCCCGCAGGTGCTCCGCGCCtgcgccggggccggggcgtcccgcctcgccgccgccgcgcacgcgCTCGCCGCAAAGGGCGGGCCCGGGCTCGCTGACGACGCCGTGGTAGGGAACGCAGTCGTTGCCATGTACGCCGCGCTCGGGGACGTCGACGCcgcgcgggcggcgttcgCATCCCTCCACGAACCCGACGTCGTGGCGTGGACGGCTGTCGTCAGCGCGTACGCCAACGCCGGGGAGCTCGACGAGGCTCTAGGGCTGTTTGAATCGATGCAAGCCAGCGGCGTGCGGCCGGATGTGATTTCATGGAACACGCTGGTGTCTGGGTTCGCGAGGAATGGAGACCTTGGTGCTGCGCTGCAtctgtttgatgaaatgcGGCTGAGGGGTGTCAAGCCGCGGGTCAGTTCTTGGAATTGCATCATCTCTGGTTGCGTCCAGAACTCACGCTACGATGAGGCTTTGGGCATCTTCCAGGAGATGTGCGAGACCGAGATGCCCGATGCAGTGACTGTTGCTAGTATACTCCCTGCTTGCACTGGCTTGATGGCACTAGGCATTGGAAAGCAGCTGCATTCTTATGTTGTACGGTGTGGGATCAAATTAAATGTTTACATTGGTTCTTCTTTGATTGGCATGTACTCTGAGTGCAGGCAGTTTGCTTATGCAAGAAGTGTGTTTTCTGCCATTGATGAGAGGAATGTCACTGTATGGAATGAGTTGATTCAGTCATATATCAATGATGGGAGGATGGACAAGGCGTGGGAAGCTTTTAACTTGATGCAGGAGGATGGGTTGGAGCCTGACATTGTCACATATAACAGTTTCATTTCTGGATATGCTAGAACAGGTCAGAAAGAACTAGCGTATGAACTGTTGTCAGGCATGGCCAATTTCAGCTTGAAGCCTACTGTGATATCGATGAATGCGTTAATATCTGGCTTGCATCACTATGGCCTCTGTGCAGATGCACTGGAAGCTTTCAGATACATGCAGCTCCCGAACAGAGAAGCAAAGCACTGGTCATTTCATGATAATAACAGCCCAATTCAACCAAATGGGACTACCATCACTAGTGTCCTTTCACTATTGACTGACCTTAAGTTACACCGTTTCGGCAAGGAAGTGCACTGTTATGCTTTGAGGAATGGTTTGACATCAAACATATTTGTTTCTAGCAAATTGGTTGACCTTTATGGTAAAACTGGTGATATGGTATCTGCTGCCAATTTTTTCCAGGGAATCAGGAATAAGAATGTTGTCACGTGGAACAGTCTGCTAGCAGCTTACAAGCATAACAGGAAGCCAGAAGTTGCTTTGAAACTGTTCTACGAAATGCTCAAGTCTGATTTACTTCCTAACTTGGTGACAATGCATATAGTTCTTCTGTCTTCTGGTATGACGATGGCACTGAGATATGGAAGAGAACTACATGGTTACATTAATAAAAACTGGTTTGGTGGTTATCCAGATACTCTTGCAACTGCATTGATAGATATGTATGGGAAATGTGGTAAGATTGATGATGCTAGATTGGTTTTTGAGTGTACTGTTGAAAAGGATATAGCAGTATGGAATGCAATGATGAGTTGCTACTTGCTTCATAGGATGCCTAGAGATGTTAAAAGATTGTTCAAGTATATCGAACACTCTAGAATTCAACCAGATCATGTTACTTTCGTTATACTTCTTTCAGCTTGTAAGCAAGAAGGTTCCATGGAGGAAGCTCGGAGCTATTTATACAGTATGGAAGATTTGTATTGCATAAAACCAACTTTAAAACACTATACCTGCATGGTTGACATCATGGGAACAGCTGGTTTACTGGAGGAGTCACTAGAACTTATCCAGAAGATGCCACTTGAGCCGGATGCATGCCTATGGTCTACTGTTCTCAAAGCTTGTAAGCTACACTCAAATTTGGAGGTTGCGGATAAGGCTGCAAAAGCTCTTTTTGAGCTCGAACCAAATAATACTTCAAACTACATGGCGCTTTCCAATATATATGCCAACAACGGCCTGTGGGATTTCACTGACTCTGTCAGAGATGCTATGACAGAGCAAGGGTTGCATGTGGAGAGACAATGCAGCTTGCTATATCTTGGTACAAATGTGGATTCATTTGAGGCTGGAGTTATGTCTCATCCTGCATTCGAGAATATTTTGAATGCATGGAAGGACGTAGCTAGTAGAATGGAACAATCTGGGTATGCTCCTCAGGATAATGAGCCCTATTGCAATGTAGAAGTTGATCCGTTGTCATGCCACCATACTGAGCGGATTGCGGTGTGTTACGGACTTATATCCATGTGTGCTCATGAGCCAATACGGGTCTCGAAGAATTTTCGGATGTGCAAAGAATGTCATTCCTCAATGAAGTTCATCTCAAGGGACAAGAACCGGCAAATATTTATTTCAGATGGTTGCACCTATCACCATTTTAGCAATGGCTCATGCAGCTGTGGAGATATGTGGTAG